One region of Streptomyces davaonensis JCM 4913 genomic DNA includes:
- a CDS encoding UDP-N-acetylmuramate dehydrogenase, with the protein MSYRRRPCPERWGRSRTLERVQELHDAPLAPLTTFRLGGPATRLVTATTDAEVIAAVREADAAGTPLLLIGGGSNLVIGDKGFEGTALVIATKGLEIVGTRMELAAGEVWTDAVARTVEAGLAGVECLAGIPGSAGATPIQNVGAYGQEVSSTITEVIAYDRRSGETVTLTNEECAFSYRHSRFKADPERYVVLRVRFELEDADGLSGPIKYAETARALGVEPGDRVPLASARETVLKLRAGKGMVLDPEDHDTWSAGSFFTNPILTDEQFAAFRARVQERLGDGVEPPAYPAGEGRTKTSAAWLIDKAGFTKGYGSGPARISTKHTLALTNRGAATTEDLLALAREVVGGVREAFGITLVNEPVTVGVSL; encoded by the coding sequence ATGTCGTACCGAAGACGGCCCTGCCCTGAGCGGTGGGGCCGTTCTCGTACCCTTGAGCGCGTGCAGGAACTCCACGATGCCCCGCTCGCCCCGCTGACCACCTTCCGGCTGGGCGGACCGGCCACCCGGCTGGTCACCGCCACCACCGATGCCGAGGTGATCGCCGCCGTCCGCGAGGCCGACGCCGCGGGCACGCCGCTCTTGCTGATCGGAGGCGGCTCGAACCTGGTCATCGGCGACAAGGGCTTCGAGGGAACCGCGCTGGTCATCGCCACCAAGGGCCTCGAAATCGTCGGCACGCGCATGGAGCTCGCCGCGGGCGAGGTGTGGACCGACGCCGTCGCCCGCACCGTCGAGGCCGGACTCGCCGGCGTCGAGTGCCTGGCCGGCATCCCCGGCTCGGCGGGCGCGACCCCGATCCAGAATGTGGGCGCGTACGGCCAGGAGGTCTCCTCCACCATCACCGAGGTGATCGCCTACGACCGACGCAGCGGCGAGACCGTCACGCTGACGAACGAGGAGTGCGCCTTCTCCTACCGTCACAGCCGCTTCAAGGCGGACCCCGAGCGGTATGTCGTCCTGCGCGTCCGGTTCGAGCTGGAGGACGCCGACGGGCTGTCCGGGCCGATCAAGTACGCCGAGACCGCCCGTGCCCTTGGCGTCGAGCCCGGTGACCGGGTGCCGCTGGCCTCCGCGCGGGAGACCGTCCTGAAGCTGCGTGCCGGAAAGGGCATGGTCCTGGACCCCGAGGACCACGACACCTGGTCGGCCGGATCGTTCTTCACCAACCCGATCCTCACCGACGAACAGTTTGCGGCCTTCCGCGCGCGCGTGCAGGAGCGGCTCGGCGACGGCGTGGAGCCCCCGGCCTACCCGGCGGGGGAGGGGCGCACCAAGACCTCCGCCGCCTGGCTGATCGACAAGGCGGGCTTCACCAAGGGCTATGGCAGCGGGCCCGCGCGGATCTCCACCAAGCACACCCTCGCCCTCACCAACCGGGGCGCGGCGACCACCGAGGACCTGCTGGCGCTGGCCCGCGAGGTCGTCGGCGGAGTCCGCGAGGCCTTCGGGATCACGCTGGTCAACGAGCCGGTGACGGTCGGCGTAAGCCTCTAG
- a CDS encoding DUF3291 domain-containing protein: MPTLPWTVPNTPPTGTEVHVFASRFETRSRWGALKFFLRTPGVWRQVSRAPGAYGATLKAQPLKRTFWTLSAWESPQALKTFARSGTHAPTSRGLAPLMRDAKFATWTARSDELPLDWAEAARRLS; this comes from the coding sequence ATGCCCACCCTTCCCTGGACCGTCCCGAACACCCCGCCCACCGGCACCGAGGTGCATGTCTTCGCCTCCCGCTTCGAGACTCGCAGCCGCTGGGGCGCGCTGAAGTTCTTCCTCCGCACCCCGGGCGTGTGGCGGCAGGTCAGCCGGGCGCCCGGCGCGTACGGCGCCACCCTGAAGGCGCAGCCGCTCAAGCGGACCTTCTGGACCCTGTCCGCCTGGGAGTCGCCGCAGGCCCTCAAGACCTTCGCCCGCTCCGGCACTCACGCCCCGACCTCCCGGGGCCTGGCCCCCCTCATGCGGGACGCGAAGTTCGCCACCTGGACGGCCAGGAGCGACGAGCTCCCGCTCGACTGGGCCGAGGCCGCCCGCCGGCTGAGCTGA
- a CDS encoding MFS transporter, with protein sequence MSQQTAPRGGPVWALVITSVAGFMAALDNLVVTTALPSIREDLGGGLHDLEWTVSAYTLTFAVLLMFGAALGDRFGRRRLFLVGITIFTGASAAAAMAPGIDSLIAARAVQGVGAAIMMPLTLTLLTAAVPAAKRGMAFGIWGAVNGLAVASGPLIGGSLTEHISWQWIFWLNVPLGLILLPLARLRLAESHGTGAPLDVPGTLLASGGLFGIVYGLVRGPADGWTAPLVLTGLFAGGALLVGFVLYSTRAKNPMLPMRLFRSRAFSGINAASMLMFLGMFGSIFLLSQYMQGVLGYSPTEAGLRMLPWTGMPMLVAPIAGILSDRIGGRPVVATGLFLQAAGLGYLSYVITADASYGIQLPGLVISGVGMALFFAPASALVMSSVRASEQGIASGANNALREVGGALGIAIMSSIFAAQGGYETGQTFVDGLKPALVTGASLVAVAGVAALCIPGRKRAERIESPETPAPVLETVGR encoded by the coding sequence ATGTCACAGCAGACCGCACCTCGTGGAGGACCCGTCTGGGCCCTCGTCATCACCAGCGTCGCCGGATTCATGGCAGCCCTGGACAACCTGGTCGTCACCACCGCGCTGCCCTCCATCCGGGAGGACCTCGGCGGGGGACTGCACGACCTGGAATGGACGGTGAGCGCCTACACGCTCACCTTCGCCGTCCTGCTGATGTTCGGCGCGGCGCTCGGCGACCGCTTCGGGCGCCGCCGGCTCTTCCTCGTCGGGATCACGATCTTCACCGGCGCCTCCGCCGCCGCGGCCATGGCACCCGGCATCGACTCCCTGATCGCCGCCCGCGCGGTGCAGGGCGTCGGAGCGGCGATCATGATGCCGCTGACGCTGACCCTGCTGACGGCCGCCGTGCCCGCCGCCAAGCGCGGGATGGCGTTCGGGATCTGGGGCGCGGTCAACGGGCTTGCGGTCGCCTCCGGGCCGCTCATCGGCGGCAGCCTCACCGAACACATCTCCTGGCAGTGGATCTTCTGGCTGAACGTTCCGCTCGGCCTGATCCTGCTCCCGCTCGCCCGGCTGCGCCTCGCCGAGTCGCACGGCACCGGCGCCCCGCTCGACGTCCCCGGCACCCTCCTGGCCAGCGGCGGCCTCTTCGGCATCGTCTACGGCCTGGTCCGCGGCCCCGCCGACGGCTGGACCGCGCCCCTGGTCCTCACCGGCCTCTTCGCCGGCGGCGCCCTGCTCGTCGGCTTCGTCCTCTACAGCACCCGCGCCAAGAACCCGATGCTGCCGATGCGGCTGTTCCGCTCCCGCGCCTTCTCCGGGATCAACGCCGCGAGCATGCTGATGTTCCTCGGCATGTTCGGCTCGATCTTCCTGCTCAGCCAGTACATGCAGGGCGTGCTCGGCTACTCGCCCACCGAGGCGGGACTGCGGATGCTGCCCTGGACCGGTATGCCGATGCTGGTCGCGCCGATCGCCGGCATCCTCTCCGACCGGATCGGCGGCCGCCCGGTCGTCGCCACCGGCCTCTTCCTCCAGGCCGCGGGCCTCGGCTACCTGTCCTACGTCATCACCGCGGACGCCTCCTACGGCATCCAGTTGCCCGGCCTCGTCATCAGCGGCGTCGGCATGGCCCTGTTCTTCGCACCCGCCTCCGCCCTGGTCATGTCCAGCGTCCGGGCCTCGGAACAGGGCATCGCCTCCGGCGCCAACAACGCGCTGCGCGAGGTGGGCGGCGCGCTCGGCATCGCCATCATGTCGTCGATCTTCGCGGCCCAGGGCGGCTACGAGACCGGACAGACCTTCGTCGACGGACTGAAGCCCGCCCTCGTGACCGGCGCCTCGCTGGTCGCCGTCGCCGGAGTCGCCGCCCTGTGCATCCCGGGCCGCAAGCGCGCCGAGCGCATCGAGAGCCCGGAGACACCCGCCCCCGTACTCGAGACCGTCGGCCGCTGA
- a CDS encoding TetR/AcrR family transcriptional regulator produces MVRMSAEERRESVIRAAMSEFARGGYHGTSTEAIAKRVGVSQPYLFRLFPGKKAIFLAAATRCVEETIRTFAEASKGLEGEEALHAMANAYTQVIAEHPERLLMQMQTYVAVGAAEEEGDHEFGAAVRDGWMRLWDTVHLPLGADIDETTTFMAYGMLVNCLVAMGFPPEHRVWEGLYPSARTKGRLEH; encoded by the coding sequence ATGGTCAGGATGAGCGCAGAAGAGAGGCGCGAGAGCGTCATCCGCGCGGCGATGAGCGAGTTCGCCCGCGGCGGTTATCACGGCACGTCGACCGAGGCGATCGCCAAGCGGGTCGGGGTGTCGCAGCCGTACCTCTTCCGGCTCTTCCCGGGCAAGAAGGCGATCTTCCTGGCGGCTGCGACTCGCTGCGTCGAGGAGACCATCCGTACCTTCGCCGAGGCCTCCAAGGGGCTGGAGGGTGAAGAGGCCCTGCATGCCATGGCGAACGCGTACACCCAGGTCATCGCCGAGCACCCGGAGCGGCTGCTCATGCAGATGCAGACGTACGTCGCCGTGGGGGCTGCCGAGGAGGAGGGTGACCACGAGTTCGGCGCGGCGGTGCGCGACGGCTGGATGCGGCTGTGGGACACCGTTCACTTGCCGCTCGGGGCCGACATCGACGAGACGACGACCTTCATGGCGTACGGCATGCTCGTCAACTGCCTGGTCGCCATGGGATTCCCGCCCGAGCACCGGGTGTGGGAGGGGCTCTACCCGTCCGCCCGCACCAAGGGGCGGCTCGAACACTGA
- a CDS encoding MaoC family dehydratase produces the protein MTAKISYGDVEVGTELPAQTFPVTRATLVQYAGASGDFNPIHWNEKFAKEVGLPDVIAHGMFTMAEAIRVVTDWAGDPGAVVEYGVRFTKPVVVPNDDQGATIEVSGKVAAKLDDNTVRVDLTATSAGQKVLGMSRAVVRLA, from the coding sequence ATGACGGCGAAGATTTCGTACGGCGACGTCGAGGTCGGCACCGAGCTGCCCGCGCAGACGTTCCCTGTGACTCGTGCCACGCTCGTCCAGTACGCGGGCGCCTCGGGCGACTTCAACCCGATCCACTGGAACGAGAAGTTCGCCAAGGAGGTCGGGCTGCCGGACGTCATCGCGCACGGCATGTTCACCATGGCCGAGGCGATCCGCGTGGTGACCGACTGGGCCGGTGACCCGGGCGCGGTCGTCGAGTACGGCGTCCGCTTCACCAAGCCCGTCGTCGTCCCGAACGACGACCAGGGCGCCACGATCGAGGTCAGCGGCAAGGTCGCGGCCAAGCTCGACGACAACACGGTCCGCGTGGACCTGACGGCCACCAGCGCGGGCCAGAAGGTACTGGGCATGTCCCGGGCGGTCGTACGCCTGGCCTGA
- a CDS encoding MaoC family dehydratase N-terminal domain-containing protein has translation MALDQSFVGRTYPPTDPYEVGREKIREFAEAVGDANPAYTDPEAAKALGHPDVIAPPTFVFAITFKAAGEVVADPQLGLDYSRVVHGDQKFAYARPVRAGDRLTVTSTIEAIKSLAGNDILDIRGEVHDEAGEHVVTAWTKLVARAAEEA, from the coding sequence ATGGCGCTCGACCAGTCCTTCGTCGGGCGGACCTATCCGCCCACCGATCCCTACGAGGTCGGCCGCGAGAAGATCCGTGAGTTCGCGGAGGCGGTGGGGGACGCCAACCCTGCGTACACGGACCCGGAGGCCGCCAAGGCGCTCGGCCACCCCGATGTGATCGCCCCGCCGACCTTCGTCTTCGCGATCACGTTCAAGGCGGCCGGCGAGGTCGTCGCCGACCCTCAGCTCGGCCTGGACTACAGCCGGGTGGTGCACGGCGACCAGAAGTTCGCCTACGCCCGTCCGGTGCGCGCCGGGGACCGGCTGACGGTCACCTCGACCATCGAGGCGATCAAGTCCCTCGCGGGCAACGACATCCTGGACATCCGCGGCGAGGTCCACGACGAGGCGGGGGAGCACGTTGTGACCGCCTGGACGAAGCTGGTCGCCCGCGCGGCCGAGGAGGCGTGA
- the rpmG gene encoding 50S ribosomal protein L33 — MAATDVRPKITLACVECKERNYITKKNRRNNPDRLEMKKHCPRCNAHTAHRETR; from the coding sequence GTGGCTGCCACCGACGTCCGCCCGAAGATCACGCTGGCCTGCGTGGAGTGCAAGGAGCGGAACTACATCACCAAGAAGAACCGGCGTAACAACCCGGACCGACTGGAGATGAAGAAGCACTGCCCGCGTTGCAACGCGCACACCGCGCACCGCGAGACGCGATAA
- a CDS encoding amidohydrolase family protein, translating into MPDSQPQPPHSSSSSSSPGPSGPSDPAALLLCGARLTDGRTVDVRLGGGRIEAVGTAGSLTASGTHACGARVDLTGYLLLPAPAEPHAHGDTALSADAGGPVSYDPQDVQRRATEAALLQLGHGATAVRAHVRVGDVQGLGALSAVLRARRSLRGLTELTAVAMPRLLTGVAGADGLAMLRDALKMGASVVGGCPDLDPDPTGYVEALLELASEHGCPVDLHTDADDPARLSRLAAMAGGLRPGVTLGPCGGLGRLPADAASRTADQLAAAGVTVVCLPQGGCGGVERRGSAPVRLLRAAGVRVAAGSGSLRDVSNPVGRGDPLEAAYLLASRYGVGPEDAYDTVSSAARTVLGLPEIRVEAGFPADLLAVRGDRLSGALSLAYSRIVVHRGRVVARTSAVREYCNSAAAVELGLPRQGRGEVS; encoded by the coding sequence ATGCCCGACAGTCAGCCCCAGCCGCCCCACTCGTCGTCCTCCTCGTCGTCCCCGGGGCCGTCCGGGCCGTCCGACCCGGCCGCTCTGCTGCTGTGCGGGGCACGCCTCACCGACGGCCGCACCGTGGACGTCCGGCTGGGCGGCGGGCGCATCGAGGCGGTGGGCACGGCCGGGAGCCTGACGGCGAGCGGCACGCATGCGTGCGGCGCGCGCGTCGACCTCACCGGCTATCTCCTCCTCCCGGCCCCCGCCGAACCGCACGCCCACGGCGACACCGCTCTCTCCGCCGACGCGGGCGGTCCGGTCTCGTACGACCCCCAGGACGTCCAGCGCCGGGCGACCGAGGCCGCCCTCCTCCAGCTCGGCCACGGAGCTACGGCGGTCCGCGCGCACGTACGCGTGGGCGACGTCCAGGGCCTGGGCGCCCTGTCCGCCGTCCTGCGCGCCCGGCGTTCGCTGCGCGGGCTCACCGAGCTGACCGCGGTGGCGATGCCCCGGCTGCTGACCGGCGTGGCCGGCGCGGACGGTCTTGCGATGCTGCGGGACGCGCTGAAGATGGGCGCGTCGGTGGTCGGCGGCTGTCCCGACCTGGACCCCGATCCGACGGGCTATGTGGAGGCGCTCCTGGAACTGGCCTCCGAGCACGGCTGCCCCGTCGACCTCCACACCGATGCCGACGACCCGGCCCGCCTGTCCCGACTGGCGGCGATGGCGGGCGGCCTGCGCCCAGGAGTGACCCTCGGCCCCTGCGGCGGCCTCGGGCGCCTGCCGGCCGACGCGGCATCCCGCACGGCCGACCAACTCGCCGCCGCCGGCGTGACCGTGGTGTGCCTGCCCCAGGGCGGCTGCGGCGGCGTGGAGCGCCGGGGCTCGGCTCCGGTACGGCTGTTGCGGGCGGCCGGGGTGCGGGTGGCGGCCGGGAGCGGCTCCCTGCGGGACGTGTCCAACCCCGTGGGCCGCGGCGACCCCCTGGAGGCGGCGTACCTCCTCGCCTCCCGCTACGGCGTCGGTCCCGAAGACGCCTACGACACGGTGAGTTCGGCCGCCCGGACGGTCCTCGGCCTCCCCGAGATCCGCGTCGAGGCGGGCTTCCCCGCCGACCTGCTCGCCGTACGCGGCGACCGGCTCTCGGGCGCGCTGTCGTTGGCGTACAGCCGCATCGTGGTCCACCGGGGGCGCGTGGTGGCGCGGACGAGCGCGGTGCGGGAGTACTGCAACTCGGCGGCGGCAGTGGAGTTGGGGCTGCCTCGGCAGGGGCGGGGGGAGGTTTCCTGA
- a CDS encoding SDR family oxidoreductase, which yields MRIVIAGGHGQIALRLERLLSARGDEVAGIIRRADQGDDLREAGAEPVLLDLESATLEEVAAHLQGADAAIFAAGAGPGSGAARKETVDKDAAILFADAAVRAGVSRYVVVSSMGANAKHEGSEVFDVYLRAKGEADEYVRGLDALDWTILRPGMLTNDAGTGLVRLEAHTGRGPIPRDDVAAALAELIDTPATAGLTLELISGSAPVTVAVKSVAGN from the coding sequence ATGCGCATTGTCATCGCTGGTGGTCATGGTCAGATCGCGCTGCGTCTGGAGCGGCTGCTCTCCGCGCGCGGGGACGAGGTCGCGGGCATCATCCGCCGTGCCGATCAGGGCGACGATCTGCGGGAGGCGGGTGCCGAACCGGTGCTGCTGGACCTGGAGTCGGCAACGCTGGAGGAGGTCGCGGCGCATCTTCAGGGTGCGGACGCGGCGATCTTCGCGGCGGGCGCCGGACCGGGCAGCGGGGCGGCCCGCAAGGAGACGGTCGACAAGGACGCGGCGATCCTGTTCGCGGACGCGGCGGTACGGGCGGGCGTGAGCCGGTACGTGGTCGTGTCGTCGATGGGCGCGAACGCCAAGCACGAGGGCAGTGAGGTCTTCGACGTCTACCTGCGGGCGAAGGGCGAGGCGGACGAGTACGTCCGCGGCCTGGACGCCCTGGACTGGACGATCCTGCGCCCCGGCATGCTGACGAACGACGCCGGCACCGGACTGGTCCGTCTGGAGGCCCACACGGGCCGTGGCCCGATCCCCCGCGACGACGTGGCCGCCGCCCTGGCGGAGCTGATCGACACCCCGGCCACGGCCGGACTGACCCTGGAACTGATCAGCGGCTCAGCACCGGTGACGGTCGCGGTGAAGTCGGTCGCGGGCAACTGA
- a CDS encoding YajQ family cyclic di-GMP-binding protein: MADSSFDIVSKVERQEVDNALNQAAKEISQRYDFKGVGASISWSGDKILMEANSEDRVNAVLDVFQSKLIKRGISLKALDAGEPQLSGKEYKIFATIQEGISQENAKKVAKIIRDEGPKGVKAQVQGDELRVSSKSRDDLQAIIALLKGKDFDFALQFVNYR, translated from the coding sequence ATGGCCGACTCCAGTTTCGACATCGTCTCGAAGGTCGAGCGGCAGGAGGTCGACAACGCCCTCAACCAGGCCGCCAAGGAGATCTCCCAGCGCTACGACTTCAAGGGCGTGGGCGCCTCGATCTCATGGTCCGGTGACAAGATCCTCATGGAGGCGAACTCCGAGGACCGGGTGAACGCTGTCCTCGACGTCTTCCAGTCCAAGCTGATCAAGCGCGGCATCTCGCTGAAGGCCCTGGACGCGGGCGAGCCGCAGCTCTCCGGCAAGGAGTACAAGATCTTCGCGACGATCCAGGAGGGCATCTCCCAGGAGAACGCCAAGAAGGTCGCGAAGATCATCCGGGACGAGGGCCCCAAGGGCGTGAAGGCCCAGGTCCAGGGCGACGAGCTCCGGGTCAGCTCCAAGAGCCGCGACGACCTCCAGGCCATCATCGCCCTCCTGAAGGGCAAGGACTTCGACTTCGCCCTTCAGTTCGTCAACTACCGGTAA